Below is a window of Desulfobacterales bacterium DNA.
CTTTTTCTAAAACTTCATTAATTTTTTCTATAATAAGCCATTTATGAAATTGAAGATTTTGAATCCAAGGAGAACTCGATACATAAACCAAAAGTGTATATTCTTTAAAAGCGATTGGTTTTGAGTTTTGAGCAATCATCTCGCCTACTATATCTGGCCAGAATTTATTTATTTTTTTGAAATCTTCAAAGGACTCATGCCTTAAGCCTTTTAGTAATACTTGTAAAATATTACCTATATGCTCAAAATCACTACGTTTTATTTTCCCTTCGGCCATTTTATTTTCCTTTCGCTAAATTAGATTTAATTTTAAAAGTAATTTAAACGACTTATCTTTTTTTACGAATTAATATATCTATATTTAAAGGTATGTCAAGAAAAACAATCGATTTTATTACTTTTTTCTTGACTTGAAATTAACCCTAAAATACATAACAATATTTTAACAAAAAATTTTGGCATTAGCCCTGTCATTCCAGCAAAGATAGAAATTCAATTTATATATTAATGGAATCTTAGTTGAATATGATCTTATAAAGTGTTAACTACTGTCAAAATTTTAATGAATTAAATCCAAAAAAATAAAAATAATCAAATTTAACAAATTTTTTTAACTGTAGGTGTTAGCATGAGTTGGGACTGGGATAAGCTTCAAAAAAGTAAAGATCAATTTCAAAATAAGGATTCTATTGGACTGCCTCCTCAAATGGATGAAGTTTTTAATAAATTCAAAAATGGTAATTCTTTGTCGTTGTTAATCATTTTCCTTGTCATTATATATTTTGCTTCTAGCATGATATATGCAGTTGGTGTTGATGAAGTAGGGGTTATTCAAAGGTTCGGGG
It encodes the following:
- a CDS encoding DUF721 domain-containing protein, whose product is MAEGKIKRSDFEHIGNILQVLLKGLRHESFEDFKKINKFWPDIVGEMIAQNSKPIAFKEYTLLVYVSSSPWIQNLQFHKWLIIEKINEVLEKELVRDIKFKVGQF